The Prevotella melaninogenica genome window below encodes:
- a CDS encoding phosphatase yields the protein MEHSQINNKTVWTCKRPLPNGLMQRCGIDNKCLQVSKYIALVICWGVFYAVYTFAASYAASLKEVSSLCFSFEKAIPFVPFAIYFYSSSVVFFIWVFFLCNTFRQLSTLSKRIVFITVLSGICFIIFPLKQSFVRPETAHILFSFINTYDTPFNQVPSLHIGYACIFWSGVRNSRFRNLLRMWLVLLMLSTLLVYQHHFIDITTGLMAGFLTLWMFPYRKKRNQQIATVYFFVAAVGLTALLFAIEHSVLGSIFLLWGILVLLLLGRAYYRSNRHFLKDDHGCIGFLRYIFYFPYIAVYRILWVFSRQAPVEIAPNIFVGGLLSCRSARKFAMLGEVSVFDLSAELPENAYFRTSADYHCFPLLDIATIPKACEERIVNTVLEKMKAEDVPRKLYIHCAMGRFRSRRIGETVQLMISKNLTKDKNGNRNI from the coding sequence ATGGAGCATTCCCAAATAAACAACAAAACTGTATGGACGTGTAAGCGGCCCTTGCCAAACGGTTTGATGCAGCGTTGCGGTATAGATAACAAATGCTTGCAAGTAAGCAAATACATCGCCCTTGTTATTTGTTGGGGTGTATTCTATGCTGTTTATACTTTTGCTGCAAGCTATGCGGCATCGCTTAAAGAGGTGTCTTCGCTTTGCTTTTCGTTTGAAAAAGCCATACCGTTTGTACCTTTTGCCATCTATTTTTATAGCAGTAGTGTGGTGTTTTTTATATGGGTTTTCTTCCTCTGCAATACTTTTCGGCAGCTGTCGACATTAAGTAAACGCATCGTTTTTATAACCGTTTTATCGGGAATTTGTTTTATTATCTTTCCGTTAAAACAAAGTTTTGTACGTCCGGAAACAGCCCATATCTTGTTTTCTTTCATCAATACGTACGATACACCTTTTAATCAGGTCCCGTCTTTACATATAGGTTATGCCTGCATCTTTTGGAGTGGGGTGCGAAATAGCAGGTTCAGAAACTTACTGAGAATGTGGTTGGTGTTGTTAATGCTGTCTACCCTTTTGGTGTATCAGCACCATTTCATCGATATTACTACCGGTTTGATGGCAGGTTTTCTGACGTTATGGATGTTTCCTTACCGTAAAAAGCGCAACCAACAAATAGCAACGGTTTACTTTTTTGTTGCCGCTGTGGGGTTGACGGCGTTATTGTTTGCCATCGAACATTCGGTTTTAGGAAGTATTTTTTTATTGTGGGGCATACTCGTCTTGCTTTTATTGGGCCGTGCTTATTATCGCTCTAATCGACATTTTCTTAAAGACGACCACGGTTGCATCGGTTTTTTGCGTTATATTTTCTATTTTCCCTATATCGCAGTGTATCGCATATTGTGGGTGTTTTCTCGTCAGGCACCTGTAGAAATTGCACCCAACATCTTCGTTGGAGGCTTGCTTTCATGCCGTTCTGCTCGGAAATTCGCCATGTTGGGAGAGGTTTCGGTGTTCGACCTTTCAGCCGAATTACCCGAAAACGCCTACTTTCGCACATCGGCAGATTACCATTGCTTTCCGCTTTTGGATATTGCCACTATCCCCAAAGCCTGTGAGGAGCGTATTGTAAATACGGTTTTAGAGAAGATGAAAGCCGAAGATGTGCCTCGAAAGCTATATATTCATTGTGCAATGGGCCGTTTTCGGAGTCGCCGAATAGGTGAAACGGTGCAGTTAATGATAAGTAAAAATTTAACCAAAGATAAAAATGGAAACAGGAACATTTAA